From Ipomoea triloba cultivar NCNSP0323 chromosome 5, ASM357664v1, the proteins below share one genomic window:
- the LOC116019637 gene encoding AAA-ATPase At2g46620-like, with translation MFLLVFLIIVSCLILRFVSNSSILHIVTKWGRVLEEKCYLYQFYRVPQFNQNMQENQLYRVVSTYLNSLPGVEDSDFTALFSGGKPNDISIVLDSNQIVVDKFLSSRVYWINDENEKTGLKSLVLKIRRNDKRRILRPYLQHIHSVFYEIEQTRKGVRLYVNVGREPERNGRWMSVPFTHPATIDTVVMDSDLKNRVKSDLEGFLKSKQYYHRLGRVWKRSYLLYGPSGTGKSTFVAAMAKFLGYDVYDIDLAKVSDDSDLKMLLLQTTTKSLIVIEDLDRCLLEKSTAVTFSGILNFMDGIFSCCGEERVMVFTMTGKDQIDPTVIRPGRVDFHIHFPLCDFTAFKTLASSHLGLKDHKLFPHVEEVFQTGASLSPGEISEIMISNRTSPSRALKTVISALQTHAEATRNARRLSDSEPVRTVEEGGESGIFCKENLKEIRKLYGLLRIKSSKKESFDSSEKDNSNSLHES, from the coding sequence ATGTTTTTGCTCGTTTTCTTAATCATCGTCTCGTGTTTAATTTTACGTTTTGTATCAAATTCTTCTATCCTGCACATTGTTACGAAATGGGGTCGTGTTCTGGAGGAGAAATGCTACTTGTATCAATTCTATAGGGTACCGCAGTTCAACCAAAACATGCAGGAGAATCAACTGTACAGGGTTGTCTCAACTTATCTGAATTCCTTGCCGGGCGTTGAAGATTCCGATTTCACCGCCCTTTTCTCCGGCGGAAAGCCCAATGATATCAGCATTGTTCTGGATTCCAACCAGATTGTGGTTGACAAATTTCTCAGCTCCAGAGTCTACTGGATCAACGACGAAAATGAGAAAACCGGGTTGAAATCTCTGGTTTTGAAGATTCGGAGGAATGATAAGCGTCGGATTCTCCGTCCTTACCTTCAGCATATCCACTCTGTGTTTTATGAAATTGAGCAGACGAGGAAGGGTGTAAGACTGTATGTGAACGTCGGTAGGGAGCCGGAGAGGAATGGAAGGTGGATGTCAGTTCCGTTCACGCATCCGGCGACGATTGATACGGTGGTGATGGATTCGGATCTGAAGAACAGGGTGAAGTCCGATTTGGAAGGGTTTCTCAAGTCGAAGCAGTATTATCACCGGCTAGGCCGCGTCTGGAAACGGAGCTACCTGCTTTACGGTCCCTCCGGCACCGGAAAATCGACATTCGTCGCGGCAATGGCGAAGTTTCTTGGCTATGACGTTTACGATATCGATCTAGCTAAAGTCTCCGATGATTCTGATCTGAAGATGCTGCTGTTGCAAACCACGACCAAGTCACTGATCGTGATCGAAGATCTGGACCGTTGTTTGCTCGAAAAATCAACGGCGGTAACATTTTCCGGCATTCTCAACTTCATGGACGGAATATTCTCCTGCTGCGGCGAGGAACGTGTAATGGTATTCACGATGACCGGCAAGGATCAAATTGATCCGACGGTTATCCGGCCGGGAAGAGTAGATTTCCACATACACTTCCCGTTATGCGATTTCACTGCATTTAAAACCCTAGCCAGCAGCCATTTGGGGCTAAAAGATCACAAGCTTTTCCCTCACGTAGAAGAGGTTTTCCAAACCGGAGCGAGTTTGAGTCCGGGCGAGATTTCTGAAATCATGATATCGAACCGGACCTCCCCGAGCCGCGCTCTGAAAACTGTTATCTCAGCCTTGCAGACCCACGCTGAGGCTACCAGGAATGCAAGACGGTTGAGTGACAGTGAACCGGTTCGAACCGTGGAGGAGGGGGGCGAATCGGGAATCTTTTGCAAGGAAAATTTGAAAGAGATTCGAAAACTGTATGGACTCCTGAGAATCAAGAGCTCAAAAAAAGAGTCCTTTGATTCATCAGAGAAGGACAATTCCAATTCTTTACACGAGAGTTGA